Sequence from the Amycolatopsis sp. NBC_00345 genome:
TCTTCCAGTTCGCGAACCGCGCCTGGATGGACGAGGTCGTGCGGATGGACCCGGCGGAGATCCCGGACAGCACCCGCGAAGCCCTCGACCGCACGATCGACATCGCGACGTGGGTCGACATCTATCAGCCGGAGATCCAGCTCGACTGAGACCCCGCGGGCCCCGGCCGGAAGGCGGTGCTGCCTGCGGTGGGCCCGGACCCGAGTCCGTCAAGGACTCCTTACCCGCGTCGGACGCGGGTAAGGAGTCCTTGACGGCCCTTCACCCAGCTCCCGTCGTCCGGCCCGCCCTAGCCCGGCGAGGCCGGTGCGTCGTGGGCGGCGCCGAGTGAGTCGACCAGCCCGGCCCGGCCGTCGACACCCAGCTTCCGGTACGAATTCGTCAGGTGCTTTTCCACCGCGCGCCGCGACACTCCGAGCTGCTCCGCGATTTCCGCGTTGGTCAGGCTGCGCAGCGCCATCCCCGCCACGGTGTTCTCGGCCGGGGTCAGCGCCGCCCGCCCCCCGGTCGCGGGCCCTGGCGACGGTCCGTTGTCGGGTGCCCCCACGTCTTCGGCCGGCTCGCTCATCCCGCAGGCCTTGGCCAGTTCCTGGCCCTGCCAAAGGTGTTTCGGCCCGTCCGGCGCACCGGCATCGACCAGCCGGCGGCCGAGGGTGACCAGCGCCTTGGCCAGTTCGAGCCGGTCCGCCGACCGCCCGAGGACCTCGACGGACTCGCGCAGCAGGCTGATCCCCCCGCCGCCGGGGGTGACCATCCCCCGGATCCGCAGCGCTTGGCCCACCGTGGACGGCGCTCCCCACGATTCGGCGAGGGCCTGGTGTTCTTCGGCCAGCGCCACCGCCTCCGGGCCACGGTCCAGCCGGTGCTGGGCCATCGCGGCGCCGGCTCGCCAGCCGTACAACGCGGGGTTGGACCAGCCGATGCGCTCCAGCTGCCGCCCGCATCCGGCGAAGTGGTCCAGACCGATCTCCGGCCGGCCGTGCGAAAGGGCCAGGAAGCCTTGCAGCAGCCGCAAAACCGCGCTGCCACGCGCGTCCGCCTGGTCGTATTGCCGCGCCGCGAGCACCTGTTCCCCCAGCGCCGTGTCGGCCGTCGTGATCGCGACGGACGCCTGCGCGATCATCACCGGCCCGGTGGTCTCCTCGCCGTCGGCCTCGGCCTGCTCGGCCGCCCGGGCGGCGCTCGCGCGGGCTTCGGCCGCCTGCCCGGTGGCCAGGAAGACCAGGGCCCGCTCGGCCTCGATCAGCGACTCGGCCGCGACCGCCTGCTGACGTTGGGCCTGCGCCAGCGCGAGGTCGAGCCAGCCGGCCACGTCCCCGGTCGAATCCGTCGCGACCAGGATCGGCACCAGGCAGGCCAGCGCCGTGGAGACGTGCGTGAAAGAGGCCGGTTCCCGCTCGAGGATCCGGTGCCCCAGCCAGGACGCCTCGGCCGCGGGCAGCGCCGCGGAAACCGTGCCCGCGTGAAGGAGCACAACGGCCTGTTCGCGCTCGGCGCCGGTCGACAGCGGCAGGTCCCGGCCGTGTCCCAGCAGCAGCCCGGTCGCGACGGAGACCTCCCGGGGGCTTTCCAGCCGCGTGTAACGCAGGCGCGCGGCGAGCCGTACCGCGGTCTCCCGGGTCGGCCCGCCGGCGCGCGCCGGGTCGCCGAGCTCGGCCGCGACCTCGGTGACGATCCGGGCGACCGGCGGGCTGGCCCGGATCGTCGCCGGCGAGATCAGCGCCGCCGCGGCCGCGCGTTCGCCGAGTGTGCCCAGCGACGGCATGGCCTGGCACAGATGCCGGACCGACCACGCCGAGTCGAACGCCCGCTCCGCGACGGCCAGCCCGACGAGCAGCGCGGCCCGCTCGGCGGTATCACCGGAGACGGTGAGCAGCGCCCGGCGCAGGTAGCGCGCGGCGTCCTTCGGGCTGCCGCGCCGCAGGCTCATCTCCGCGCCCTGGCGCAGGACGTCGATCTCCCAGCGGTCCAGCTCCCCCGCCATCGCCCGCACGTGGTCGGCCGCGACCTCGGCCGAGGCCCCGGCGGCGTGCAGCGCGCGGGCCGCCGCCCGATGCAGCCGGTCGTGCCGATCGGTCGGCAGGGAGCTCGCGACGGCCTGCCCGAGGCCGCGGCTCACGAACCGCGGCGGCCTCCCCCCGGTCGTCAAGCCGAGACCCTCCAGCGTCAGCAACGCCTCCTCGACCTCGGCGGAGCCGAGCCCGGTGAGCCGGCCGAGCAGGTCCGCCTCGGCCTGGTCCCCGAGCACGACCATCGCCCCGGCCAGTTCGCGCGCCGGGCCGGGGGCTTCCTCCAGCCGCGCCAGCCGCGGCGCCAGCAGCACTTCCTCGCTCAGCGGACGGACCTGGCCCGCGGCGGCCGTCCACGGCCGGACCCCGGCCGCGGCGAGGCCGCCCATCAGCACGGTCAGCAGCTCCGGGTTCCCGTCCGTGGCCTGCCGGCACGCGGCCGCGAACTCGGGATCGCAGGTTTCCCGGAGCCGGCCGGTGACGAACCGCGCGGTGCCGCCCAGCGAGAGGTTCGCCGCGCCCACGTCGTAGGTCGCGGCCGTGAGCCCCCCTCGGAGCGCCGGGCCCGAGTCGTGCCCGTGGGCGCCGGCTGTGCCGGCGAACACCACCGGCAGTCCGTCCAAGTGCTTGCCCAGCCGGCCGAGCAGCTCCACGGATTCCGGGTCGCCCCAGTGCAAGTCGTCGATCAGCAGCAGCGTGACGTGGTCGTCGTCGAGGGTTTCCAGCAGCGAGTCCAGCCCGATCCGCTCGTCCCGCTCGGGCAG
This genomic interval carries:
- a CDS encoding AAA family ATPase: MLEREAELAVLSRAFGEAQAGSGSVVLISGPRGSGKTALLDALARMAVASPGTRVLRAVGAEAERTFPFGIVRQLFGARLPERDERIGLDSLLETLDDDHVTLLLIDDLHWGDPESVELLGRLGKHLDGLPVVFAGTAGAHGHDSGPALRGGLTAATYDVGAANLSLGGTARFVTGRLRETCDPEFAAACRQATDGNPELLTVLMGGLAAAGVRPWTAAAGQVRPLSEEVLLAPRLARLEEAPGPARELAGAMVVLGDQAEADLLGRLTGLGSAEVEEALLTLEGLGLTTGGRPPRFVSRGLGQAVASSLPTDRHDRLHRAAARALHAAGASAEVAADHVRAMAGELDRWEIDVLRQGAEMSLRRGSPKDAARYLRRALLTVSGDTAERAALLVGLAVAERAFDSAWSVRHLCQAMPSLGTLGERAAAAALISPATIRASPPVARIVTEVAAELGDPARAGGPTRETAVRLAARLRYTRLESPREVSVATGLLLGHGRDLPLSTGAEREQAVVLLHAGTVSAALPAAEASWLGHRILEREPASFTHVSTALACLVPILVATDSTGDVAGWLDLALAQAQRQQAVAAESLIEAERALVFLATGQAAEARASAARAAEQAEADGEETTGPVMIAQASVAITTADTALGEQVLAARQYDQADARGSAVLRLLQGFLALSHGRPEIGLDHFAGCGRQLERIGWSNPALYGWRAGAAMAQHRLDRGPEAVALAEEHQALAESWGAPSTVGQALRIRGMVTPGGGGISLLRESVEVLGRSADRLELAKALVTLGRRLVDAGAPDGPKHLWQGQELAKACGMSEPAEDVGAPDNGPSPGPATGGRAALTPAENTVAGMALRSLTNAEIAEQLGVSRRAVEKHLTNSYRKLGVDGRAGLVDSLGAAHDAPASPG